The proteins below come from a single Deferribacterota bacterium genomic window:
- a CDS encoding aldehyde ferredoxin oxidoreductase family protein, whose amino-acid sequence MFGWQSKILRINLTNKSIKVEDLNREYAKKFLGGRGLASKYLYDELKENIDPFSAENKLIFSTGPLTGTYGAANGRYMVVTKSPLNNCIASSNSGGYFPSELKFAGYDMVIIEGKSENPVYIAIYNDKVEIRGASNLWGKTTYETEEIIKRSFHNDAKVACIGPAGEKGVLFSCIMNDKYRAAGRSGVGAVMGSKNLKAIAVRGTKGVQIANKDTYRQVAQKTFSTIKKNPVSGEGLPKYGTAVLVNIIHESGLLPVNNFLREQIKDIEKISGETMADTILKRNKACMSCIIGCGRVASFKDGKEIVGEGPEYEPIWAMGADCGVTDLNAITKANYLCNAYGVDPISAGATIACAMEMYEKGIISEKETGLPLHFGDANAMVTMIEKICKKEGFGELLALGSYRLAEKFGDVEYSMGVKKLEFPAYDGRVAQGIGLNYATSNRGACHVRGYTISSEILGVPEKTDPLEVKGKAQL is encoded by the coding sequence ATGTTTGGATGGCAATCAAAAATTCTAAGAATAAATTTAACAAATAAAAGTATTAAGGTTGAAGATTTAAATAGGGAGTATGCCAAGAAATTCTTAGGCGGCAGGGGTTTAGCTTCTAAATATTTATATGATGAATTAAAAGAAAATATAGATCCTTTTTCTGCAGAGAATAAATTGATATTCTCAACTGGGCCCCTAACAGGAACATATGGTGCAGCAAATGGAAGGTATATGGTTGTTACTAAATCTCCATTAAACAATTGTATAGCTTCATCAAACTCTGGAGGCTATTTCCCCTCTGAATTAAAGTTTGCTGGCTATGATATGGTAATTATTGAAGGTAAATCAGAAAATCCCGTTTATATTGCAATTTATAATGATAAGGTAGAAATAAGAGGTGCTAGTAATTTGTGGGGCAAAACTACATATGAAACAGAAGAGATAATTAAAAGGAGTTTCCATAATGATGCAAAGGTAGCTTGCATAGGCCCAGCTGGTGAAAAAGGAGTATTATTCTCTTGTATAATGAATGATAAGTATAGGGCTGCTGGTAGAAGTGGTGTTGGTGCAGTTATGGGAAGCAAAAACTTAAAAGCCATTGCCGTTAGAGGAACTAAAGGGGTACAAATAGCTAATAAAGATACCTATAGACAAGTTGCTCAAAAGACCTTTTCAACAATAAAAAAGAATCCTGTTTCAGGGGAAGGTTTACCAAAATATGGTACTGCTGTGTTAGTTAATATTATCCACGAGAGTGGTTTACTTCCAGTTAATAATTTTTTAAGAGAACAAATAAAAGATATTGAAAAAATATCTGGTGAAACAATGGCCGATACGATATTAAAAAGGAACAAAGCATGTATGAGTTGTATTATTGGCTGTGGCAGAGTTGCATCATTTAAAGATGGTAAAGAGATTGTGGGTGAAGGCCCTGAGTACGAACCTATATGGGCTATGGGGGCTGACTGTGGCGTAACAGACCTAAATGCCATTACAAAGGCTAATTATCTATGTAACGCTTACGGGGTTGATCCAATAAGTGCAGGTGCAACAATAGCATGTGCTATGGAGATGTATGAGAAGGGCATAATTTCAGAAAAAGAGACAGGTTTGCCTCTTCATTTTGGTGATGCCAATGCTATGGTTACAATGATTGAAAAAATCTGCAAGAAAGAAGGTTTTGGAGAGTTATTAGCACTTGGATCATATAGATTAGCTGAAAAATTTGGTGATGTAGAGTATTCAATGGGTGTTAAAAAGCTAGAGTTTCCGGCATATGATGGAAGGGTTGCCCAAGGTATTGGTTTGAACTATGCCACAAGTAATAGAGGAGCTTGTCATGTAAGAGGTTATACTATTAGCTCTGAGATATTAGGTGTTCCTGAAAAAACAGATCCACTAGAGGTAAAGGGTAAAGCTCAACTT